The following are encoded together in the Poseidonibacter lekithochrous genome:
- a CDS encoding transporter substrate-binding domain-containing protein, with product MRNLVKKIFVAVFAVSTLASVNSFADDINLWKKSTLNQILQRGELQVCMEPGYMPFEMKDKKGRIIGYDVDMAKRMAKEMGVKLKLLPTSWDGIIAALVTNKCDIIMSGMTITQQRNLKINFANPYVVVGQTILMKKDLDSKIKTAKDLDKPEFTVVTKLGVTGEVATRKFFTKAKIITFETEADAAAEVLNGRADAFVYDQPYNILFMSDKGKGKLIHLDAPLTYEPLGWAIRKGDPDFLNWLNNFLRQVKEDKVVDFHEKLNKKWLRDTSWLKRVQ from the coding sequence ATGAGAAATTTAGTTAAGAAAATTTTTGTTGCAGTTTTTGCTGTAAGTACTTTAGCATCTGTTAATTCATTTGCTGACGACATTAATCTATGGAAAAAATCTACGTTAAACCAGATTTTACAAAGAGGGGAATTACAAGTATGTATGGAACCTGGGTACATGCCTTTCGAGATGAAAGACAAGAAGGGTAGAATTATTGGTTATGATGTAGATATGGCTAAGAGAATGGCAAAAGAGATGGGTGTAAAATTAAAATTACTTCCAACATCTTGGGATGGTATTATTGCAGCATTAGTTACTAACAAATGTGATATTATTATGTCTGGTATGACTATTACGCAACAAAGAAATTTAAAAATTAATTTTGCAAATCCTTATGTTGTAGTTGGTCAAACTATTCTTATGAAAAAAGATTTAGATTCTAAAATCAAGACAGCTAAAGATTTAGATAAACCTGAATTTACTGTTGTTACTAAACTAGGTGTTACTGGTGAAGTTGCTACAAGAAAATTCTTTACTAAAGCAAAAATCATTACTTTCGAAACTGAAGCCGATGCAGCAGCAGAAGTATTAAACGGTAGAGCAGATGCATTTGTATATGACCAACCATATAATATTTTATTTATGTCTGATAAAGGTAAAGGTAAATTAATCCACTTAGATGCTCCATTAACTTATGAGCCATTAGGTTGGGCTATTAGAAAAGGTGACCCTGATTTCCTTAACTGGTTAAATAACTTCTTAAGACAAGTTAAAGAAGATAAAGTTGTTGACTTCCATGAAAAATTAAATAAAAAATGGTTAAGAGACACATCTTGGTTAAAAAGAGTTCAGTAG
- a CDS encoding amino acid ABC transporter permease, whose protein sequence is MARRESWTQNKNLGHLLALGFFLAVGYFFYMAAANMNYVWKWNSVPKYFAYEEVISVEAPKDGKLVFEDGKYYINGDEKVELEDVDSSFSFDYEVGEEVYEGDYIASKSEMRAGPVLNGLWITLKISFFAAILTFIVGIVVALMKLSSMVFLRDIATVYITIVRGTPLLVQIFLFYFIVANIFEFERFVAGVLSLGIFFGAYMAEVLRGAIQSIDKGQLEAANSLGISKFQAMRYIILPQAFKRALPTLVGEMIALIKDSSLVSVISITDLTKVGKEIVANTFSPFETWIVIALIYLSITSVLSYVGHRLEKKMEAKGGMS, encoded by the coding sequence ATGGCTAGAAGAGAATCATGGACACAAAATAAAAACTTAGGGCATTTACTTGCTCTAGGTTTTTTCCTTGCAGTAGGTTATTTTTTCTATATGGCTGCTGCCAATATGAATTATGTTTGGAAGTGGAATTCAGTTCCTAAATACTTTGCTTATGAAGAAGTAATATCAGTTGAAGCTCCTAAAGATGGAAAACTAGTATTTGAAGATGGTAAATACTATATCAATGGTGATGAAAAAGTTGAACTTGAAGATGTAGATAGTAGTTTTTCATTTGATTACGAAGTAGGTGAAGAAGTATACGAAGGCGATTATATAGCTTCGAAATCAGAGATGAGAGCGGGACCTGTTTTAAATGGTCTTTGGATTACATTAAAGATTTCATTTTTTGCAGCTATTCTTACATTTATTGTAGGTATTGTTGTAGCACTTATGAAGTTATCATCAATGGTATTCTTAAGAGATATTGCAACTGTATATATTACAATTGTTAGAGGAACACCTCTGCTTGTACAAATTTTCTTATTCTATTTTATTGTTGCAAATATATTTGAATTTGAAAGATTTGTAGCTGGTGTATTATCACTTGGTATTTTCTTTGGTGCTTATATGGCGGAAGTTTTAAGAGGTGCTATTCAATCTATTGATAAAGGTCAGTTAGAAGCTGCTAACTCTTTAGGTATTTCTAAATTCCAAGCTATGAGATATATTATTTTACCTCAAGCATTTAAAAGAGCATTACCAACACTTGTAGGTGAAATGATTGCACTTATTAAAGATTCATCTTTAGTATCTGTTATTTCAATTACAGACCTTACAAAAGTAGGTAAAGAGATTGTTGCTAATACCTTCTCACCTTTTGAAACGTGGATTGTTATTGCATTGATTTATTTATCTATTACGTCCGTACTTAGTTATGTAGGACACAGATTAGAGAAAAAAATGGAAGCTAAAGGTGGAATGAGTTAG